In a single window of the Candidatus Coatesbacteria bacterium genome:
- a CDS encoding response regulator gives MRTVLLADDNRECRRSMMRLIQRLGLRTLTAANTDEVLRALERTMIDLAILDLEMPREGGLAVLPRIRRHRPSLPVIIVSGADSREAVLRSFAAGAYGFLHKPVDVYALRRFLRRAATPVHPALLRIGFPDRPGRHRERKNDA, from the coding sequence ATGCGTACCGTACTGCTGGCAGACGACAACCGCGAGTGCCGGCGCTCGATGATGCGACTCATCCAGCGTCTGGGGCTGCGCACCCTGACGGCGGCCAACACCGACGAGGTGCTGCGGGCCCTGGAGCGCACGATGATCGATCTGGCGATCCTGGACCTGGAGATGCCCCGCGAGGGCGGTCTGGCCGTGTTGCCGCGCATCCGCCGCCACCGTCCGAGTCTGCCGGTGATCATCGTCTCCGGCGCCGACAGCCGCGAGGCCGTGCTGCGCTCCTTCGCCGCCGGCGCCTACGGTTTCCTGCACAAACCGGTCGATGTCTACGCCCTGCGCCGTTTTCTACGCCGGGCCGCCACGCCGGTTCACCCCGCCCTGTTGCGGATCGGGTTTCCCGACCGACCCGGCCGCCACCGCGAAAGGAAGAACGATGCGTAA